The following nucleotide sequence is from Candidatus Synechococcus calcipolaris G9.
ACATTCCTGAGCAAATCTACACCAACTTTATTAATTGACTCCGACCCGAATCGCACCTGTGAAAAGTGGTCGGATAGAGGCAATCGTCAGCAAGCCTTTATCGTGACCAACGAGAAAGCAGCATCCCGGCATATTCCGGGCAAGTCATATTTAGTCCTCGATACCCCTGCTAGGC
It contains:
- a CDS encoding ParA family protein gives rise to the protein MKIIAVTGFKGGIAKSTTAIHLATFLSKSTPTLLIDSDPNRTCEKWSDRGNRQQAFIVTNEKAASRHIPGKSYLVLDTPAR